A single genomic interval of Lathyrus oleraceus cultivar Zhongwan6 chromosome 7, CAAS_Psat_ZW6_1.0, whole genome shotgun sequence harbors:
- the LOC127103393 gene encoding protein MAIN-LIKE 1-like: MDSWVSRSGLYSLQRTSLTKIDTNFVSVFVERWNLETSSFHMSFGEMSITLDDVSCLLHLPIRGVLWSPQDVTEEVVVELVIDYLGVSQSEAQGHVRSCMSSYYKLELLYDLFVHHKAASRWTYTTKAYLLMLVGSIIFADKTFTLVEARYLLLITNLDRCSGYSWGAAALFPTVGKRGENWKPVDNYGLPRGMRWSYKQGVLKVDDLRTILDELTPINIIWHPFEDHRG, encoded by the exons ATGGACAGTTGGGTTTCTAGATCTGGGTTATATTCACTCCAAAGAACTAGTTTGACGAAGATAGACACAAACTTTGTATCCGTATTTGTGGAGAGATGGAATCTAGAGACGTCTTCATTTCATATGTCATTTGGTGAGATGAGCATTACTTTGGATGACGTCTCTTGTCTgcttcacttgcccatcaggggTGTGTTATGGAGTCCTCAAGATGTCACTGAAGAAGTTGTTGTTGAACTTGTTATTGACTACTTAGGAGTGTCACAGAGTGAGGCACAGGGACATGTTCGTAGCTGCATGAGTTCTTATTATAAATTGGAGTTgttatacgatttattcgtacATCATAAAGCTGCTTCTAGATGGACATATACGACTAAAGCATATttgttgatgttggtgggttccatAATTTTTGCCGACAAGACTTTTACACTTGTCGAGGCACGATATCTCTTACTGATTACGAATTTAGATAGATGTTCGGGATACAGTTGGGGAGCAGCTGCATTG tttccaactgttggaaaaagaggaGAGAATTGGAAACCAGTTGATAATTATGGTCTTCCTCGAGGGATGAGATGGTCATATAAGCAAGGAGTCTTGAAGGTGGATGACTTGCGAActattttggacgagctgacacctaTCAACATCATATGGCatccatttgaggatcatagaggATGA
- the LOC127107372 gene encoding lignin-forming anionic peroxidase yields the protein MAYRIVVTILVLLATICDAQLSSTFYDTTCPDALTTIRTAIRTAVSKERRMAASLIRLHFHDCFVQGCDASILLDDSTTIESEKTALPNLNSARGFQVIDNAKSQVEKVCPGVVSCADIVAVAARDASFAVGGPSWTVKLGRRDSTTASKSLANTDLPFFTDDLQTLISKFTIKGLTAKDMVALSGAHTIGQAQCFTFRDRIYNNASDIDAGFATTRQRGCPSSSSTSNNQKLAALDLVTPNSFDNNYFKNLIQKKGLLQSDQVLFSGGSTDSIVSQYSQNPTAFKSDFAASMINMGDIQPLTGSAGIIRRICSAAN from the exons ATGGCTTATAGAATTGTTGTTACAATATTGGTGCTGCTAGCCACAATATGTGATGCACAGTTGTCTTCTACATTTTACGACACTACATGCCCCGATGCACTAACCACCATTAGAACTGCCATTCGTACAGCTGTCTCTAAAGAGCGTCGCATGGCTGCATCTCTCATTCGCCTTCATTTTCATGACTGCTTTGTGCAGGGCTGTGATGCATCCATTTTGCTAGATGACAGTACCACAATCGAGAGCGAAAAGACTGCACTTCCAAATCTTAACTCAGCAAGAGGATTTCAAGTCATTGATAATGCAAAATCACAGGTAGAGAAAGTATGTCCCGGAGTTGTGTCTTGTGCAGACATAGTAGCTGTAGCCGCACGTGATGCATCATTCGCT GTAGGTGGTCCATCATGGACAGTGAAACTTGGAAGAAGAGATTCTACTACGGCAAGCAAAAGTTTGGCCAATACGGACCTTCCATTCTTTACCGACGATCTTCAAACTCTTATATCTAAATTTACTATTAAAGGTCTCACTGCCAAAGACATGGTTGCTCTATCTG GTGCCCACACAATCGGACAAGCTCAATGCTTTACATTTCGTGATAGGATATACAACAATGCAAGTGACATAGATGCTGGATTCGCTACCACTCGCCAACGTGGTTGTCCATCTTCCAGTTCCACTTCAAACAATCAGAAGTTGGCAGCACTCGACTTGGTCACACCAAATTCTTTTGACAACAACTACTTTAAGAATTTAATTCAAAAGAAGGGTCTTCTACAATCAGACCAAGTTCTTTTCAGCGGTGGATCTACGGATTCTATCGTTTCTCAATACAGCCAAAATCCTACCGCTTTTAAATCTGATTTTGCAGCTTCTATGATAAACATGGGAGATATTCAACCATTAACAGGATCCGCCGGAATCATTAGACGTATCTGCAGTGCTGCCAACTAA